The proteins below come from a single Hemitrygon akajei chromosome 2, sHemAka1.3, whole genome shotgun sequence genomic window:
- the LOC140719716 gene encoding zinc-binding protein A33-like isoform X2, translated as MASKGQVESLTEEVICPICLDFFTDPLILECGHNYCRSCITRCWEREQRNPCPECREEIADRTLRVNRALANLSEKARKLNLNPKEEESKLHCEKHGEELKLFCETDETLICLICATAREHKSHNFMLVNEAIEIYKGRVKSSLDSLTKKKSDFEEMEQQQKEKISGVQEQTHSLQSQITSHFAELRRVLTEKEQRALRDLREEEERTLNPMEKNLRKIQENLSSIQEEITKLQERMDQQENITFLMEEARRKRRIGDNDKTLSVTGGALLVEKFYHPYLFDTALGEAFDGINRVSVTLDVETATPRLEVSEDRKSVRYTETWRNLPDTGKRSH; from the exons atggcttcgaaaggacaggtcgagagtttaaccgaggaggtaatttgtcccatctgcctggatttcttcaccgatccgcttatactggagtgtggacacaactacTGCCGCTCCtgcatcacacggtgttgggaaagggagcagagaaacccctgcccggaatgtagagaggagattgcagaccgcaccctcagggtcaaTCGGGCCTTGGCAAATCTGTCTGAGAAAGCTCGaaaactaaacctgaatccgaaagaggaggaaagtaaacttcactgcgagaaacatggggaagaactgaagctgttttgtgagacGGACGAGACACTGATCTGCCTGATCTGTGCGACTGCGCGGGAACACAAGTCTCACAACTTCATGCTGGTTAACGAAGCCAttgaaatctacaag GGTCGGgttaaatcttccttagactctctcactaaaAAGAAATCGGACTTCGAGGAAATGGAGcaacaacagaaagagaagatttctggaGTTCAG gaacagacacacagtcTTCAGTCCCAGATCACATCCcattttgctgaactgcgccgggTTCTCACTGAAAAAGAGCAGCGTGCACTGcgagatctcagggaagaagaggagaggactctgaatccaatggagaaaaatcttcgaaAGATTCAAGAGAATTTAAGTTCCATCCAGGAGGAAATCACAAAGTTACAGGAACGGATGGATCAACAAGAAAATATCACATTCCTCATG gaggaagctcgtcggaagaggag gattggTGATAATGACAAGACATTGTCAGTGACAGGCGGTGCCCTGCTGGTTGAAAAATTCTATCACCCCTAtttgttcgacacagcattgggAGAAGCGTTTGACggcattaatcgag tctctgtcaccctggatgtggaaacggcgactccgcggctcgaggtgtctgaggatcggaagagtgtgagatacaCCGAGAcatggaggaatctccctgacaccgggaagag atCTCATTGA
- the LOC140719716 gene encoding zinc-binding protein A33-like isoform X1 — protein MASKGQVESLTEEVICPICLDFFTDPLILECGHNYCRSCITRCWEREQRNPCPECREEIADRTLRVNRALANLSEKARKLNLNPKEEESKLHCEKHGEELKLFCETDETLICLICATAREHKSHNFMLVNEAIEIYKGRVKSSLDSLTKKKSDFEEMEQQQKEKISGVQEQTHSLQSQITSHFAELRRVLTEKEQRALRDLREEEERTLNPMEKNLRKIQENLSSIQEEITKLQERMDQQENITFLMEEARRKRRIGDNDKTLSVTGGALLVEKFYHPYLFDTALGEAFDGINRVSVTLDVETATPRLEVSEDRKSVRYTETWRNLPDTGKRFIYWLCVLGSEGFTSGRHYWEVEVTGNRWWDLGVAAESVERKGGVTVSPETGFWRIARVDDVMWVLTSPLSRLPAGPIPGRVGVYLSYESGTVSFYNAETKSHLHTFTGNKYTEKLYPFFWTGYKNEWLRICSGSAPGL, from the exons atggcttcgaaaggacaggtcgagagtttaaccgaggaggtaatttgtcccatctgcctggatttcttcaccgatccgcttatactggagtgtggacacaactacTGCCGCTCCtgcatcacacggtgttgggaaagggagcagagaaacccctgcccggaatgtagagaggagattgcagaccgcaccctcagggtcaaTCGGGCCTTGGCAAATCTGTCTGAGAAAGCTCGaaaactaaacctgaatccgaaagaggaggaaagtaaacttcactgcgagaaacatggggaagaactgaagctgttttgtgagacGGACGAGACACTGATCTGCCTGATCTGTGCGACTGCGCGGGAACACAAGTCTCACAACTTCATGCTGGTTAACGAAGCCAttgaaatctacaag GGTCGGgttaaatcttccttagactctctcactaaaAAGAAATCGGACTTCGAGGAAATGGAGcaacaacagaaagagaagatttctggaGTTCAG gaacagacacacagtcTTCAGTCCCAGATCACATCCcattttgctgaactgcgccgggTTCTCACTGAAAAAGAGCAGCGTGCACTGcgagatctcagggaagaagaggagaggactctgaatccaatggagaaaaatcttcgaaAGATTCAAGAGAATTTAAGTTCCATCCAGGAGGAAATCACAAAGTTACAGGAACGGATGGATCAACAAGAAAATATCACATTCCTCATG gaggaagctcgtcggaagaggag gattggTGATAATGACAAGACATTGTCAGTGACAGGCGGTGCCCTGCTGGTTGAAAAATTCTATCACCCCTAtttgttcgacacagcattgggAGAAGCGTTTGACggcattaatcgag tctctgtcaccctggatgtggaaacggcgactccgcggctcgaggtgtctgaggatcggaagagtgtgagatacaCCGAGAcatggaggaatctccctgacaccgggaagaggttCATATACTGgctttgtgtgctgggatcggagggattcacatcggggagacattactgggaggtggaggtgacggggaatcggtggTGGgatctgggagtcgccgcagagtctgtggagaggaagggaggggtcacagtgagtccggagaccggattctggagaATCGCGCGGGTTGATGACGTGATGTGGGTTCTCACCTCCCCTttgtcccgtctccctgccggtcccatccccgggagggtgggagtttatctcagttacgagtccgggacagtttcattttacaacgcggagaccaagtcccatctccacaccttcactgggaataaatacacggagaaactttatcctttcttctggaCTGGATATAAAAacgagtggctgagaatctgctccggttccgctccgggtctgtaa
- the LOC140719716 gene encoding zinc-binding protein A33-like isoform X3: protein MASKGQVESLTEEVICPICLDFFTDPLILECGHNYCRSCITRCWEREQRNPCPECREEIADRTLRVNRALANLSEKARKLNLNPKEEESKLHCEKHGEELKLFCETDETLICLICATAREHKSHNFMLVNEAIEIYKGRVKSSLDSLTKKKSDFEEMEQQQKEKISGVQEQTHSLQSQITSHFAELRRVLTEKEQRALRDLREEEERTLNPMEKNLRKIQENLSSIQEEITKLQERMDQQENITFLMEEARRKRRIGDNDKTLSVTGGALLVEKFYHPYLFDTALGEAFDGINRGGCQRKPWTWIQLQRFKIHLDGLCHPGCGNGDSAARGV from the exons atggcttcgaaaggacaggtcgagagtttaaccgaggaggtaatttgtcccatctgcctggatttcttcaccgatccgcttatactggagtgtggacacaactacTGCCGCTCCtgcatcacacggtgttgggaaagggagcagagaaacccctgcccggaatgtagagaggagattgcagaccgcaccctcagggtcaaTCGGGCCTTGGCAAATCTGTCTGAGAAAGCTCGaaaactaaacctgaatccgaaagaggaggaaagtaaacttcactgcgagaaacatggggaagaactgaagctgttttgtgagacGGACGAGACACTGATCTGCCTGATCTGTGCGACTGCGCGGGAACACAAGTCTCACAACTTCATGCTGGTTAACGAAGCCAttgaaatctacaag GGTCGGgttaaatcttccttagactctctcactaaaAAGAAATCGGACTTCGAGGAAATGGAGcaacaacagaaagagaagatttctggaGTTCAG gaacagacacacagtcTTCAGTCCCAGATCACATCCcattttgctgaactgcgccgggTTCTCACTGAAAAAGAGCAGCGTGCACTGcgagatctcagggaagaagaggagaggactctgaatccaatggagaaaaatcttcgaaAGATTCAAGAGAATTTAAGTTCCATCCAGGAGGAAATCACAAAGTTACAGGAACGGATGGATCAACAAGAAAATATCACATTCCTCATG gaggaagctcgtcggaagaggag gattggTGATAATGACAAGACATTGTCAGTGACAGGCGGTGCCCTGCTGGTTGAAAAATTCTATCACCCCTAtttgttcgacacagcattgggAGAAGCGTTTGACggcattaatcgag GAGGCTGCCAAAGGAAACCGTGGACGTGGATACAGTTACAACGATTTAAAATACACCTGGACGG tctctgtcaccctggatgtggaaacggcgactccgcggctcgaggtgtctga